A genome region from Gammaproteobacteria bacterium includes the following:
- a CDS encoding PepSY domain-containing protein, producing MRKYASIAILISFLSLGMQTVFADEMPANAMPLSKILENLQSKGYTVFREIEFQNGLYVTKAFNSQGENLKIRINPQTGEIVEPKAKATTLSLLDIAKKLENAGYHGISKIGFDRGEYEAIALDKDGKKVDLDIDGKTGEINKDWF from the coding sequence ATGAGAAAATATGCCTCAATTGCTATCTTAATCAGTTTTTTAAGCTTAGGAATGCAAACTGTATTCGCAGATGAAATGCCTGCTAATGCCATGCCGCTATCAAAAATTTTGGAAAACCTACAATCCAAAGGTTACACCGTATTCCGCGAAATCGAATTCCAAAATGGACTTTATGTGACGAAAGCATTTAATAGCCAGGGAGAAAACTTAAAAATTCGCATCAATCCACAAACTGGCGAAATAGTTGAGCCTAAAGCCAAAGCCACTACGCTGTCACTATTAGACATAGCTAAAAAACTAGAGAACGCCGGTTATCATGGCATCTCTAAGATTGGCTTTGACCGTGGTGAATATGAAGCGATTGCACTGGATAAAGATGGCAAGAAAGTCGATTTAGATATCGATGGTAAAACTGGGGAAATTAATAAGGATTGGTTCTAG
- the lspA gene encoding signal peptidase II, translated as MQTSKKNALKWCWLSVIVIVLDQLSKYWVETHLIPYQPLPVLPFFNLTLMHNTGAAFSFLSRTGNLSTWLFSMVAIVVSIVLIAYLRRIPAARRWMACALALVLGGALGNLLDRFTSGYVIDFLDFYYQHWHFAAFNLADSAITVGAAMLLIEAFFFKREPS; from the coding sequence ATGCAAACCTCTAAAAAAAACGCGTTAAAATGGTGTTGGCTGTCAGTGATAGTCATTGTGCTGGATCAGCTGAGTAAATATTGGGTTGAGACACATTTAATACCGTATCAGCCTTTACCGGTGCTACCATTTTTTAATTTAACCTTGATGCATAATACCGGCGCGGCTTTTAGTTTTTTAAGTCGCACTGGGAATTTATCCACTTGGTTGTTTAGCATGGTAGCGATAGTTGTCAGTATCGTACTGATTGCCTATTTAAGACGCATTCCTGCTGCGCGGCGCTGGATGGCTTGTGCTTTGGCTTTGGTGTTGGGAGGAGCGCTTGGTAACTTGTTGGATCGGTTTACTTCAGGGTATGTGATTGATTTTTTAGATTTTTATTATCAGCATTGGCATTTTGCGGCGTTTAATCTGGCAGATTCTGCTATTACGGTGGGTGCGGCGATGTTGTTGATTGAGGCATTTTTCTTTAAGAGAGAACCATCTTAG